Proteins from a genomic interval of Longimicrobiaceae bacterium:
- a CDS encoding TonB family protein produces the protein MRARRPARKRTSFKAALGASAVLHGGLVALVLATAGGAVAAPKMRIYKIDIVSPDANQLGPLPSEPPMESPGTPAAVDPASTTPAPPQPDASAAPASAAPQPTAPASAPPAAPQPKPSAPAAAPSPPPREPSPAPAPTRKPDAPRPQPAPPRETPARPASPPASKPADARPATPPARPGANPATRPATGATKPAGPASNANGRPASPAAPGRPGLGTTGTGTRPVPATGPKPVASTAGGEGLNVRTAGADFVDRTYLENIIRQVRRYFRPPAGSTTDRASVRFWIERDGSVKDMQIAGGSGSYTFRAAAMEAVETAGRDGAFGPLPHAFGGDRLAVTFDFSPPR, from the coding sequence ATGAGAGCCCGCCGCCCCGCCCGCAAGCGCACGTCTTTCAAGGCCGCCCTCGGCGCCTCCGCGGTGCTGCACGGCGGCCTCGTCGCGCTGGTTCTCGCGACGGCCGGGGGCGCCGTTGCAGCGCCGAAGATGCGCATCTACAAGATCGACATCGTCTCTCCCGATGCGAATCAGCTTGGTCCGCTGCCTTCCGAGCCGCCGATGGAGTCGCCCGGCACGCCCGCGGCGGTCGATCCCGCATCCACCACGCCCGCCCCGCCTCAGCCCGATGCGTCGGCGGCACCCGCATCCGCCGCGCCTCAGCCGACAGCGCCCGCATCCGCCCCGCCCGCGGCCCCGCAGCCGAAGCCTTCCGCGCCCGCCGCCGCGCCTTCGCCGCCGCCGAGGGAACCCTCGCCCGCTCCCGCGCCTACAAGGAAGCCTGACGCGCCGCGCCCGCAGCCCGCGCCGCCGCGCGAGACGCCCGCGAGGCCCGCGTCTCCGCCCGCGAGTAAGCCGGCGGATGCGCGGCCGGCAACTCCGCCCGCGCGGCCGGGCGCGAATCCGGCCACGCGGCCTGCGACCGGAGCGACGAAGCCGGCGGGCCCGGCATCCAACGCGAACGGACGACCCGCATCTCCCGCCGCACCCGGACGGCCGGGGCTGGGGACGACGGGCACCGGCACGCGTCCCGTCCCCGCGACGGGGCCGAAGCCTGTTGCGTCGACCGCGGGCGGCGAGGGGCTGAACGTGCGCACGGCCGGCGCGGACTTCGTGGACCGCACGTACCTGGAGAACATCATCCGCCAGGTGCGCCGCTACTTCCGCCCGCCGGCCGGCTCCACGACCGACCGCGCGTCGGTGCGCTTCTGGATCGAGCGCGACGGCAGCGTGAAGGACATGCAGATCGCGGGTGGCAGCGGCAGCTACACCTTCCGCGCTGCCGCCATGGAGGCGGTGGAGACGGCGGGCCGCGACGGCGCGTTCGGGCCACTGCCCCACGCCTTCGGCGGCGACCGACTGGCCGTGACCTTCGACTTCTCGCCCCCGCGCTGA
- a CDS encoding biopolymer transporter ExbD: MPRRRRGSRDLSVSAEINVTSLVDVALTLLVIFMITAPMMAGGVEVKVPKAKTESVPSPEGVTVTIDRAGAIYIGDAPTKWEEFEAAFPEMVRAKGAHSVYLRADEGVPYGRVVQVLGAMKAADVATVGLIAEPEPGSTTAPR; encoded by the coding sequence ATGCCCAGGCGCCGCCGTGGGTCGCGCGACCTGAGCGTGAGCGCCGAGATCAACGTCACGTCGCTGGTGGACGTGGCGCTCACCCTGCTCGTCATCTTCATGATCACCGCGCCGATGATGGCGGGCGGCGTGGAGGTGAAGGTGCCCAAGGCCAAGACCGAGTCCGTCCCCTCGCCCGAGGGCGTGACGGTGACCATCGACCGCGCGGGCGCCATCTACATCGGCGACGCGCCCACGAAATGGGAGGAGTTCGAGGCCGCCTTCCCGGAGATGGTGCGCGCGAAGGGCGCCCACAGTGTCTACCTGCGTGCGGACGAGGGCGTCCCCTACGGCCGCGTCGTTCAAGTCCTGGGTGCCATGAAGGCCGCCGATGTCGCCACCGTCGGCCTCATCGCCGAGCCCGAGCCCGGCTCCACCACCGCCCCCCGCTGA
- a CDS encoding MotA/TolQ/ExbB proton channel family protein: MMQAAPQGAHNEFARVWEMIAQGTPSTKIIMAVLAVFSLLSWGLIVWKILQFRRLRRESDLFLDRLEGAERLDAAYEAIIALPESPFTRVFRRGMSFFSDLRPGAARAGSDVRGLSPAQLEVLRLVLEKEEGEERDELTGGIYWLAIIATVSPLLGLLGTVLGVMNSFVGVSDAGSSSINAVAPGIAEALVATAGGLVVAIPAAMGYNYLTARMNLIMNELEGFSSEFIGTLAREGRI; this comes from the coding sequence ATGATGCAGGCGGCTCCCCAGGGCGCGCACAACGAGTTCGCGCGCGTCTGGGAGATGATCGCGCAGGGCACGCCATCCACCAAGATCATCATGGCGGTGCTCGCGGTCTTCTCGCTCCTGTCGTGGGGGCTGATCGTGTGGAAGATCCTCCAGTTCCGCCGCCTGCGCCGCGAGTCGGACCTGTTCCTGGACCGGTTGGAGGGCGCGGAGCGGCTGGATGCGGCGTACGAAGCCATCATCGCGCTGCCGGAGTCGCCCTTCACCCGCGTCTTCCGTCGTGGGATGAGCTTCTTCAGCGACCTGCGGCCCGGCGCCGCGCGCGCCGGCAGCGACGTGCGCGGCCTGAGCCCGGCGCAGCTGGAGGTGCTCCGCCTGGTCCTGGAGAAGGAGGAAGGCGAGGAGCGCGACGAGCTCACGGGCGGCATCTACTGGCTGGCGATCATCGCCACCGTCTCGCCGCTGCTGGGGCTGCTGGGCACCGTCCTGGGCGTGATGAACTCGTTCGTGGGCGTGTCGGACGCCGGTTCGAGCAGCATCAACGCGGTCGCGCCGGGCATCGCGGAGGCGCTGGTGGCCACGGCGGGCGGGCTGGTCGTCGCCATCCCCGCGGCGATGGGCTACAACTACCTGACGGCGCGGATGAACCTGATCATGAACGAGCTGGAGGGCTTCAGCAGCGAGTTCATCGGCACGCTGGCGCGCGAAGGGCGCATCTGA
- the hemA gene encoding glutamyl-tRNA reductase: protein MPLAVVGVSHRTAPIEVRERFAFGRAEMPGALLAASAASAGEAVLLSTCNRTELYLALPDDGSGTDAARELLARKIGATPAQAAPYLYEHRDRLAAEHLFRVTSGLDSMILGEPQIQGQAKEAYAVAREVAGERGPVVGPSLNRLFQNAFSVGGRVRSETGLGTGAASVPSAAVELAKKIFGSLKGRRALVLGAGEMSELTLECLAGEGVRTAIVANRTFERAKELAAKFGGEAVRLDDFATALPQVDIVVCSTSAPHPVLTRERLRNALPGGAKKPLCIIDIAIPRDVEPAVGDEPNVFLYNVDDLTQIVDANLGRRRAQLPAAEAIVAQGVEEYWAWYSSLAVVPTIRALRDRGERLRRAEVDRALKALAHLPEADREAVDALTRALLAKLLHAPTVRLRDAAGNGRGTAVLDTVRYLFELELERDGPEPSAEPEPSPAVHPTSEADA, encoded by the coding sequence ATGCCTCTCGCAGTCGTAGGCGTCAGCCACCGGACGGCCCCCATCGAGGTGCGCGAGCGCTTCGCGTTCGGCCGCGCGGAGATGCCGGGCGCGCTGCTCGCCGCGTCCGCCGCGTCGGCCGGCGAGGCGGTGCTGCTCTCCACCTGCAACCGCACCGAGCTGTACCTCGCCTTGCCGGACGACGGCTCGGGGACGGACGCCGCGCGCGAGCTGCTGGCCCGCAAGATCGGCGCGACGCCCGCGCAGGCCGCGCCGTACCTGTACGAGCACCGCGACCGCCTCGCCGCCGAGCACCTCTTCCGCGTCACCTCGGGCCTCGACTCGATGATCCTGGGCGAGCCGCAGATCCAGGGGCAGGCGAAGGAAGCCTACGCCGTGGCGCGCGAGGTCGCGGGGGAGCGGGGCCCGGTGGTCGGCCCCTCCCTCAACCGCCTCTTCCAGAACGCCTTCTCCGTCGGCGGGCGCGTGCGCAGCGAGACGGGCCTGGGCACCGGCGCCGCCTCCGTCCCCTCCGCCGCGGTGGAGCTGGCGAAGAAGATCTTCGGCTCGCTCAAGGGCCGCCGCGCCCTAGTCCTCGGCGCGGGCGAGATGAGCGAGCTGACGCTGGAGTGCCTGGCGGGCGAGGGCGTGCGCACGGCTATCGTGGCGAACCGCACCTTCGAGCGTGCGAAGGAGCTGGCGGCGAAGTTCGGCGGCGAGGCGGTGCGGCTGGACGACTTCGCCACGGCGCTGCCGCAGGTGGACATCGTCGTCTGCTCCACATCTGCCCCGCACCCCGTGCTCACGCGCGAGCGGCTGCGGAACGCGCTGCCCGGCGGCGCGAAGAAGCCGCTGTGCATCATCGACATCGCCATCCCGCGCGACGTGGAGCCCGCGGTGGGTGACGAGCCCAACGTCTTCCTCTACAACGTGGACGACCTGACGCAGATCGTCGACGCGAACCTGGGCCGCCGCCGCGCGCAGCTCCCCGCCGCCGAGGCCATCGTGGCGCAGGGCGTGGAGGAATACTGGGCCTGGTACTCGTCTCTCGCGGTGGTCCCCACCATCCGCGCCCTGCGCGACCGCGGCGAACGCCTGCGCCGCGCCGAGGTGGACCGCGCGCTCAAGGCGCTCGCCCATCTCCCGGAAGCGGACCGCGAGGCGGTGGATGCGCTCACCCGCGCGCTGCTCGCCAAGCTGCTGCACGCGCCCACCGTGCGCCTGCGGGACGCCGCCGGCAACGGCCGCGGCACCGCCGTGCTCGACACGGTGCGCTACCTCTTCGAGCTGGAGCTGGAGCGCGACGGCCCGGAGCCGTCCGCAGAGCCGGAACCTTCCCCCGCCGTACATCCCACATCCGAGGCAGACGCATGA
- a CDS encoding bifunctional precorrin-2 dehydrogenase/sirohydrochlorin ferrochelatase: MSLYPLMLDVARCRILVVGGGAVAERKVRGLVDAGASPVVVAPEVTDEIRASGDAGRIDLHLRRYQAGDALGRHLVFAATDDADVNAAVAAEASADGALVSMADDGEGSMFHLPASIRQGDVVVALSTGGAAPLLARRLKERIESVVTPGLGRAARRLAELRTDVQARWPDDEDRRRALWFSLITPDFLDVAIAGRDEEVESRISRCLSQS; the protein is encoded by the coding sequence ATGAGCCTCTATCCCCTGATGCTGGACGTGGCGCGCTGCCGCATCCTCGTCGTAGGCGGCGGCGCCGTGGCGGAGCGCAAGGTGCGCGGGCTGGTGGATGCGGGCGCATCCCCCGTCGTTGTCGCGCCCGAGGTGACGGACGAGATCCGCGCTTCGGGAGATGCGGGCCGGATCGACCTGCATCTCCGGAGATACCAGGCGGGAGATGCGCTCGGCCGCCACCTCGTCTTCGCCGCGACGGACGATGCGGACGTCAACGCCGCCGTCGCCGCCGAAGCTTCGGCGGACGGCGCGCTCGTCAGCATGGCCGACGACGGGGAAGGGTCGATGTTCCACCTCCCCGCTTCGATCCGGCAGGGCGACGTCGTCGTCGCGCTCTCGACCGGCGGCGCGGCGCCGCTGCTGGCGCGGCGCCTCAAGGAGCGGATCGAGTCCGTCGTCACGCCGGGGCTCGGACGCGCGGCGCGCCGCCTGGCGGAGCTTCGGACGGACGTGCAGGCGCGCTGGCCTGACGACGAGGACCGGCGGCGCGCACTCTGGTTCAGCCTGATCACACCCGATTTCCTGGACGTGGCCATCGCGGGCCGCGACGAGGAAGTGGAGTCCCGCATCTCCCGATGCCTCTCGCAGTCGTAG
- the ccsA gene encoding cytochrome c biogenesis protein CcsA, with translation MTDALHHAALALYAVAAVLLVLSLARGNRRLPAVATLVVAAAVAVHVAALVAYARFWGELPLVGLGPSLSVLALLIGLGSLGVATLGKTGPIGLVLVPVAAVVAAAAEWAGVRPDGEVMAFRGPWFVLHVVLAMVGYAGLTVAFAAGLMYLLQFRELKNKHFGAVFRFFPPLDTLDRMGKRALMIGLAFLTLALGVGWAWTERFHRVLGPGNPKVIWGVLSWLVFAAALAVRAGGGRRGERAAYASVLGFAVVVVSYVLLRAATAGAGFL, from the coding sequence ATGACCGACGCGCTGCACCACGCCGCCCTCGCGCTGTACGCAGTGGCGGCGGTCCTGCTGGTCCTGTCGCTCGCGCGCGGGAACCGGCGCCTGCCCGCCGTGGCCACCCTCGTGGTGGCCGCGGCCGTCGCCGTTCACGTCGCCGCGCTGGTGGCCTACGCCCGCTTCTGGGGCGAGCTGCCCCTGGTCGGCCTCGGCCCGTCTCTCTCCGTGCTCGCGCTGCTCATCGGCCTGGGCTCGCTGGGCGTGGCGACGCTGGGGAAGACGGGCCCCATCGGCCTCGTCCTCGTCCCCGTCGCGGCCGTGGTCGCCGCCGCGGCCGAGTGGGCGGGCGTGCGGCCCGACGGCGAGGTGATGGCGTTCCGCGGGCCGTGGTTCGTCCTCCACGTCGTCCTGGCGATGGTGGGCTACGCAGGTCTGACGGTGGCGTTCGCGGCGGGGCTCATGTACCTGCTCCAGTTCCGCGAGCTGAAGAACAAGCACTTCGGCGCCGTGTTCCGCTTCTTCCCGCCGCTCGACACGCTGGACCGCATGGGCAAGCGCGCGCTGATGATCGGCCTCGCCTTCCTCACGCTGGCGCTGGGCGTGGGCTGGGCGTGGACGGAGCGCTTCCACCGCGTGCTGGGCCCCGGAAACCCCAAGGTGATCTGGGGGGTACTCTCGTGGCTCGTCTTCGCGGCCGCGCTGGCCGTGCGCGCGGGCGGCGGGCGCCGCGGCGAGCGGGCGGCGTACGCGTCGGTGCTGGGGTTCGCCGTGGTGGTGGTATCGTACGTCCTGCTGCGCGCCGCGACCGCCGGGGCGGGGTTCCTATGA